The following coding sequences lie in one Cinclus cinclus chromosome 15, bCinCin1.1, whole genome shotgun sequence genomic window:
- the TMEM185A gene encoding transmembrane protein 185A isoform X1, with protein MNLRGFFQDFNPSKFLIYACLLLFSVLLSLRLDDKIQWSYWAVFAPIWLWKLMVIVGASVGTGVWARNPQYRAEGETCVEFKAMLIAVGIHLLLLMFEVLVCDRIERGTHFWLLVFMPLFFVSPVSVAACVWGFRHDRSLELEILCSVNILQFIFIALRLDEIIRWPWLVVCVPLWILMSFLCLVVLYYIVWSVLFLRSMDVIAEQRRTHITMAVSWMTIVVPLLTFEILLVHRLDGHNSFSFIPIFVPLWLSLITLMATTFGQKGGNHWWFGIRKDFCQFLLEIFPFLREYGNISYDLHHEDNEETEEMPLPEPPKIAPMFRKKTGVVITQSPGKYVIPPPKLNIDMPD; from the exons ATGAACCTGCGCGGCTTCTTCCAGGACTTCAACCCCAG CAAATTCCTTATTTATGCTTGcctgctgctcttctctgtgctgctctctctACGTCTGGATGACAAAATTCAGTGGAGTTACTGGGCTGTGTTTGCTCCCATATGGCTGTGGAAGTTAATGGTGATTGTTGGTGCCTCAGTGGGAACAGGAGTATGGGCCCGAAACCCACAGTATCG AGCAGAAGGAGAAACGTGTGTGGAGTTCAAAGCTATGTTAATTGCAGTAGGCATCCACCTGCTACTGCTGATGTTTGAAGTCCTGGTGTGTGACAGGATTGAAAGAGGAACCCATTTCTGGCTTCTGGTCTTCATGCCACTGTTCTTTGTGTCTCCAGTCTCAGTTGCAGCTTGTGTGTGGGGATTCCGACACGACAGGTCTCTGGAG ctGGAAATCTTGTGTTCAGTCAATATTCTGCAGTTCATATTTATTGCACTCAGACTAGATGAGATCATCAGATGGCCATGGCTT GTTGTCTGTGTTCCACTGTGGATCTTGatgtccttcctgtgccttGTTGTCCTCTATTACATTGTGTGGTCTGTGCTGTTCCTGCGTTCCATGGATGTCATTGCTGAGCAGAGGAGGACACACATAACCATGGCTGTCAGCTGGATGACAATTGTAGTTCCACTGCTCACATTTGAG ATCTTACTGGTACACAGATTGGATGGgcataattctttttctttcataccCATATTTGTTCCTCTCTGGCTTTCACTGATAACATTAATGGCAACAACATTTGGACAAAAAGGAGGCAATCACT GGTGGTTTGGAATTCGCAAAGATTTTTGCCAGTTCCTACTTGAAATTTTCCCGTTCTTGCGAGAATATGGAAATATCTCTTACGATCTTCATCATGAAGAtaatgaagagacagaagaaatgCCACTGCCCGAACCGCCAAAAATTGCACCAATGTTTCGAAAAAAGACTGGAGTGGTCATTACACAGAGTCCTGGAAAATATGTGATTCCACCTCCCAAGTTAAACATTGATATGCCAGATTAA
- the TMEM185A gene encoding transmembrane protein 185A isoform X2, whose amino-acid sequence MNLRGFFQDFNPSKFLIYACLLLFSVLLSLRLDDKIQWSYWAVFAPIWLWKLMVIVGASVGTGVWARNPQYRAEGETCVEFKAMLIAVGIHLLLLMFEVLVCDRIERGTHFWLLVFMPLFFVSPVSVAACVWGFRHDRSLELEILCSVNILQFIFIALRLDEIIRWPWLVVCVPLWILMSFLCLVVLYYIVWSVLFLRSMDVIAEQRRTHITMAVSWMTIVVPLLTFEGGLEFAKIFASSYLKFSRSCENMEISLTIFIMKIMKRQKKCHCPNRQKLHQCFEKRLEWSLHRVLENM is encoded by the exons ATGAACCTGCGCGGCTTCTTCCAGGACTTCAACCCCAG CAAATTCCTTATTTATGCTTGcctgctgctcttctctgtgctgctctctctACGTCTGGATGACAAAATTCAGTGGAGTTACTGGGCTGTGTTTGCTCCCATATGGCTGTGGAAGTTAATGGTGATTGTTGGTGCCTCAGTGGGAACAGGAGTATGGGCCCGAAACCCACAGTATCG AGCAGAAGGAGAAACGTGTGTGGAGTTCAAAGCTATGTTAATTGCAGTAGGCATCCACCTGCTACTGCTGATGTTTGAAGTCCTGGTGTGTGACAGGATTGAAAGAGGAACCCATTTCTGGCTTCTGGTCTTCATGCCACTGTTCTTTGTGTCTCCAGTCTCAGTTGCAGCTTGTGTGTGGGGATTCCGACACGACAGGTCTCTGGAG ctGGAAATCTTGTGTTCAGTCAATATTCTGCAGTTCATATTTATTGCACTCAGACTAGATGAGATCATCAGATGGCCATGGCTT GTTGTCTGTGTTCCACTGTGGATCTTGatgtccttcctgtgccttGTTGTCCTCTATTACATTGTGTGGTCTGTGCTGTTCCTGCGTTCCATGGATGTCATTGCTGAGCAGAGGAGGACACACATAACCATGGCTGTCAGCTGGATGACAATTGTAGTTCCACTGCTCACATTTGAG GGTGGTTTGGAATTCGCAAAGATTTTTGCCAGTTCCTACTTGAAATTTTCCCGTTCTTGCGAGAATATGGAAATATCTCTTACGATCTTCATCATGAAGAtaatgaagagacagaagaaatgCCACTGCCCGAACCGCCAAAAATTGCACCAATGTTTCGAAAAAAGACTGGAGTGGTCATTACACAGAGTCCTGGAAAATATGTGA
- the TMEM185A gene encoding transmembrane protein 185A isoform X3, protein MNLRGFFQDFNPRAEGETCVEFKAMLIAVGIHLLLLMFEVLVCDRIERGTHFWLLVFMPLFFVSPVSVAACVWGFRHDRSLELEILCSVNILQFIFIALRLDEIIRWPWLVVCVPLWILMSFLCLVVLYYIVWSVLFLRSMDVIAEQRRTHITMAVSWMTIVVPLLTFEILLVHRLDGHNSFSFIPIFVPLWLSLITLMATTFGQKGGNHWWFGIRKDFCQFLLEIFPFLREYGNISYDLHHEDNEETEEMPLPEPPKIAPMFRKKTGVVITQSPGKYVIPPPKLNIDMPD, encoded by the exons ATGAACCTGCGCGGCTTCTTCCAGGACTTCAACCCCAG AGCAGAAGGAGAAACGTGTGTGGAGTTCAAAGCTATGTTAATTGCAGTAGGCATCCACCTGCTACTGCTGATGTTTGAAGTCCTGGTGTGTGACAGGATTGAAAGAGGAACCCATTTCTGGCTTCTGGTCTTCATGCCACTGTTCTTTGTGTCTCCAGTCTCAGTTGCAGCTTGTGTGTGGGGATTCCGACACGACAGGTCTCTGGAG ctGGAAATCTTGTGTTCAGTCAATATTCTGCAGTTCATATTTATTGCACTCAGACTAGATGAGATCATCAGATGGCCATGGCTT GTTGTCTGTGTTCCACTGTGGATCTTGatgtccttcctgtgccttGTTGTCCTCTATTACATTGTGTGGTCTGTGCTGTTCCTGCGTTCCATGGATGTCATTGCTGAGCAGAGGAGGACACACATAACCATGGCTGTCAGCTGGATGACAATTGTAGTTCCACTGCTCACATTTGAG ATCTTACTGGTACACAGATTGGATGGgcataattctttttctttcataccCATATTTGTTCCTCTCTGGCTTTCACTGATAACATTAATGGCAACAACATTTGGACAAAAAGGAGGCAATCACT GGTGGTTTGGAATTCGCAAAGATTTTTGCCAGTTCCTACTTGAAATTTTCCCGTTCTTGCGAGAATATGGAAATATCTCTTACGATCTTCATCATGAAGAtaatgaagagacagaagaaatgCCACTGCCCGAACCGCCAAAAATTGCACCAATGTTTCGAAAAAAGACTGGAGTGGTCATTACACAGAGTCCTGGAAAATATGTGATTCCACCTCCCAAGTTAAACATTGATATGCCAGATTAA
- the TMEM185A gene encoding transmembrane protein 185A isoform X4 produces MNLRGFFQDFNPSKFLIYACLLLFSVLLSLRLDDKIQWSYWAVFAPIWLWKLMVIVGASVGTGVWARNPQYRAEGETCVEFKAMLIAVGIHLLLLMFEVLVCDRIERGTHFWLLVFMPLFFVSPVSVAACVWGFRHDRSLELEILCSVNILQFIFIALRLDEIIRWPWLVCNQCFLIFV; encoded by the exons ATGAACCTGCGCGGCTTCTTCCAGGACTTCAACCCCAG CAAATTCCTTATTTATGCTTGcctgctgctcttctctgtgctgctctctctACGTCTGGATGACAAAATTCAGTGGAGTTACTGGGCTGTGTTTGCTCCCATATGGCTGTGGAAGTTAATGGTGATTGTTGGTGCCTCAGTGGGAACAGGAGTATGGGCCCGAAACCCACAGTATCG AGCAGAAGGAGAAACGTGTGTGGAGTTCAAAGCTATGTTAATTGCAGTAGGCATCCACCTGCTACTGCTGATGTTTGAAGTCCTGGTGTGTGACAGGATTGAAAGAGGAACCCATTTCTGGCTTCTGGTCTTCATGCCACTGTTCTTTGTGTCTCCAGTCTCAGTTGCAGCTTGTGTGTGGGGATTCCGACACGACAGGTCTCTGGAG ctGGAAATCTTGTGTTCAGTCAATATTCTGCAGTTCATATTTATTGCACTCAGACTAGATGAGATCATCAGATGGCCATGGCTTGTATGTAACCAGTGTTTTCTTATATTTGTTTAA